aattcattggcattttaataattgcaatatctcagtagcTTTCATCTGTAGACTTTCTTtactatcattcaataattctaAAAAATAGTCTTACAGTATATCAAAATAGTGCTTCATTATTTAATAACCAagaaattttgtaatattttggaGGAATAAATCATggtgaataatattaatttttcagcttgCTTGACAAATTACGCGACAGAGAGCTTCATGGAGCTGTGTCATGGCAGAAGGCGCTGCTCTGTGGCAGCTGATATCAACACATTTGCAAAACCACCTTGCAGACACTCATCTCGGATGTATCTGAAAGCTGTCTACGCATGCGGTGAGTTTTACAATTACCATGAAAGCCTAAGCTACATCTCATTTGATAGGTCAAGTGAGCTATTCTAATCctatatactattaaacgagcagcttctgtttagatgtttagatgtttatactACATTTATAAACATACACTGGATGAGACACATTCTAAAACTAATTTTCAAACAGACTACACTTTCATActacataatttattgtgataatattgtaTGGTATGGCCTACAATATTTAGAATCACAAATACTGTTGTATAAAGCTTATACTATAAGCTTTATTTAATAGcttctattatatttattactcGACAGAAGATAAAATGGTGTACCCATTCGATTTTTATCAATACTTGAACATTTTCACATCGTCAATTGAATACATTCAAGAATACAAATGGCTTCTCAATTGATTACTCcatctatctatataaatgaaaatcgtgcctcaaattttgacattcaataactattttatgtgtgcaccgaatttgatcatttttttagttgtgcttgttatgttcaggagcaggtttatggcctatcaaattcatgATCCGACTTCatgactctttcctacggtccttcaaagtttacatgtaatcaaGTTCTATAGAATATTTATATAGACCttgcatgtaatccttatgggagctGACCctacacagaaataaaaatcagctgtcaacCAACAACCGTCGTTGGATCTGGTTttttttctactgattcacaaaattctaatagtaatgccgcggtacgaacgacgtccaaactgtaaatttagaatatgcgcGGGAAAATCAGCAACAAGGAGATATAACATTCAATTttccagcaagctgcattcaatataaatctaaaaatacaaacacacaactaactaagcacatagaaaatccatattgagatataatgtaaatactgattgttggataattctcataaaaatatagtgcatcagattaagctaaggctgagcacacctgaggaggcgcggcttggtgatacaaagtgttgattttatggagattgccttatcacaccgttccacgtcATGCCCGATATTTAGTGTTTGAGactgtgagttcttccattcaaaccaataagcaagaagcacttggatgcaaaatgccgcatcgcgtctcctcaggtgtgcatccagctaaagattgtcatgagatgcattaactatttgacggtacgaagttcgccgggccagctagttttcaataattctccaAAACTCAATTAATTCATTCCTGAACCAACTATTATAGTGTGAATGaatacaatatcaatatattatacagatattcaatttaaataatattctagtgATTAACAGCATACTTAAAATcatacaaattaatttttttcagttccCAAAAAAGTTCTACAAAAGGACCGGGTATCAGCCAACGAACCTGATGAGGAGCCAGAGGGAAAATTCGAGCACGACAACTCAGAACCAACGCAAAAAGATGCCAAAGTGGACTACGATTCGGAAAATGGAGACGACATTCACGTACAGGATGTCACTCAGGCCACTGTGACGTCATCATCAACAAGACTGACcacaaatatgataaatgaagGTAGATTATTCAGGTTTGTGTAATTAAAACAATCCATTGGCTTTCAAAAAGGTGATGGTTATAGATGGTCTacttgaaagttgaaaaaagcAGCCacatcattttttttatttcattatttattgcaCAGAacattataatcataatattatatatgatCCTGTAGGAAATACTAGGCTGAGCctatattatttctctccaaaattttgataaaaggTTGATGTTGActaatcaagtattattaggcTATGAAATCACACACATCACAACTACTTCGCTATTTAATTTTTGGtctatgagaataattatttaaaagttttgaattttgaaggttaactaagaaatagaataaatgttGTATATTTACCACAGaaaacaataaatcaaaaactaGAGAAATACTTCactgatttgaaaaatttgaatacatcgattattcaattatagtgTAGGGTACAACTATTGTCAACTcccaaaaatgttattgaaatcagaataatagagAGTAGTCTACCATGCCTTTCAAATTCCATAATATATTAGAGTTTTGAGAGAAATAACTTGTAATTAGTACCTTTTGGTAGATTTTTTACCATTTCTGTCTGATAATCATTAAAGCCGTTCATACATGAGTTGTCAACTGAGATTTCAACGAATTGCGGCAATACGTTgccatttttttgaaaagcacAGCAACTTTCTCTTCTACAGGAAAAATTGACAACTTATTCGATTGAAACTATTTGTGAACGACATTTTGTTGCCAAATCTAGTGTGAACATTGCTCAACATTGAGCAAAAACTCTTCTAAATGAAGTGAGAATCAGATAAGTTTTTTCTGCTCTTTAACAAATCGAAGATTAGGCCCAGCACACATACCGTAATCAATTGTTTCACACCAGATTGTATGTATACCGGTAATGATTTTGTGTTGAATGATCATTTATTACATGATTTCTCTGTTCACATATGTGAGCATGCTTCATGAAATTATCCTatcaaaaaatttttttgaaagattATATTTGGATTCAAGATTCAGGATTtctttattgcagaaaacatttatacaaatgcatagcatcgtcataGATTAAACATAGCGAATAaaaagtatttacattcaaagaaataagaatacaaaCACGAGCATACAAACAGCAAACAAAATACCCTCAAATTAGAAACTCCTTTTTTCTATATGGACATATTTCTATTATACTTGAAAGTAATTTCAAGagataaaattaatttcatctaGTGTAATGGTTGTGAACGTTGCTATTTACAGAAATACTTGCTAAATCAACTTTTACATAAGACATACAAGAATGTAGATATCTCGTACTGtccaaattttgaatttttttaaataaatctacACAGTGAAAACGACTATTCACATTAGCAATGACCCTTACTGCTCGTTTCTGTAACACATATAGTTTCTTTACATTTGTATCATTACCCCAGGCAACAACACCATAAtacaaatgagaatgaataagaTGAGCAAAATACACTGAAATTGAAACACTTTTATCAACAATGAACTTCAATCTATTTTAACATAAAAATTCCCTTCAACAGTTTGccacataatattttgatgtgtaAGCCCCATTTTAAATTGCTTTGAACTGTAATACCGAGAGACTTTGCATTATCAGATGCGGAAAATGACAATCATCGATTTGAATAAAGGTATAGCCTACTTCAATATCCTACATCATTGCTACTCGACTCTATAGCTTTTCAGCTGATTCTATCCGTAAGGACtggtaattttcaaatttaacaagAAATATTGgagtttcaaattgaataaaaaatagttgCGGAATAAAAagctcacattattattatctagCAATTGAAAGCTCATCAAGTCCACTATTCTGTAGTACTTTTTGTAATTGCATTTCAATTATGGCAAAAAATTAGAATGTTGTGTTTATagttaatataattttattttttgttgaagttttgacactgtgttactagtaaatatttgaaaaaacacttcctttttttggagtcttgaggaatgcatttcactcctcatgaggctgatgaagctcctcttcaggagtgaaatgcattcctcaagactccaaaaaagtaagtgtttttcaaatatttactagtaacacagtgtcagaactttaacaaagttattatatagtgtttcgtcatggaaagcaacttcaatataatattattagtgtTTGCTTCTGTGTTCTCCCCATATACCGGTTTAATTTTCTTTGTTCCTAAGCAAACAATTGAGAGACGATATGTTTCTGTGGGGAATTTTACagttttacaaaataattcagCCAGAataaaaaacacagaaaaatagACAGCAAATAATACGGCTATGTGGAAATAAGGATAGAGGAGTAGATAGATTATTGATAGAACTCGGCACAGATTTTAATgaatttccttctgctattcAGATATTCcatcaatatttgcagtggcaGAGGTCCTCAATTCTATTTATagagctttcattggatattcgaatcaatttttattagaatgTATGGGTATTGTCCTAGACAGTAAATTGAGTTGGAGTAGCCGCATATAGAGTATCTGTGTAAGAAACTGTCCAGAGTTATGTACCTACTATAAGGAGACTAGAATGTTGTGTCAGTAGGGAAAAAGTACTTACTCTGACTTACTATGGTTTGTTTCATTCCCATCTCAATTATGGGCTCCGTCTTTGGGGTAActcaagtgatatgaagaatattgaatgaaaaagactaagaaattgtcaaaaaaccactgatttattgataattagaaagaccggtttcggttattacaccattgtcaatctctgataaaccagtttatgtaataaccgaaaccggtctttctaattatcaataaatcagtggttttttgacaatttcttagtctttttcattcaatatgaataattaccacaatatcaacttctcaacaacACAAAAAGTAATATGAAGAAGGCATTTATTTGGCAAAAAAAACCATCCGCTGTAACGTTGGTCTAAGGAGTGTAAAAATGGTTTTATCGAGCTTGGAATCATGACTCTCCCTtcaatgtacatttattgtaacctGGTCCATGTAAAAAAACCTAACTCTATTAACAAGACATAGTAGCCATCATCATGAACATAGAACTAGAAATAGGAATAACCTAATTACCGCATACATCAGACTGCAAGAAACATTCAAAAGCTATAATTATCAACAATACTTACCCAGTGGCGGTTCTAGACATAAAAAACTGGGTAGGCAAAACTTATCATACTGTAGGTCTATTCATAGACCTAGTGTAGGGCTACTTAAGTAATTCATGTAAAAAAGACGTCAAAGCATATAGATATTAAATGaagatgtattaataaatataaaaattgttaatactcatatttaattgttcaattcgACACTATTTTGCTAATAGGCcaaccataattttgctgttttaatcattctttcaaataatatttcaatttgataggctatttatttggaatatcgaaggaaatttctgaaataaataCACATTTTAGTATTCATGAAATCAACGGTTTATTACACTTTAACATTATTTAGAACATAGagtaatacattttatatttacaACTGTAGTCTTCTTTGCCCAACATTGCTGAACGCCTCTAAGATTTTTTCAGGGTTCTTAATCAGCCTTTCACTTTCCTCTCGTTcaatagataaaattgaaagattagTTAGACGTTGTGTTGTCATTGTAGACCTGAGGCATGTTTTCCCCGTTCTAAGCATAGAAAGCCCTGCGTTCACGCACTGCAAATGTGGCatagtaatagaatagaataaaaacaattttctgttgaatcatCTAAAATATAACTCATgactataaacatttaaatatacttccaaaaatttatttttctatttaacatttttaggtttacatgaaacatttttaaaaaatctcatAAAAATTGGGTAGGCGGCCGCCTACCCAGCCTAGGCCTAGAACCGCCACTGTACTTACcgtatattattcaataaattaccgacaacaataaacattttacaCAAAAAAGTTTATATCCACAGTAGCACAATGGCTCAAAAAACaggctttttatacaattgacGAGTACCTAAGTCATAACGTGAGCATCTGACTGTTTTATATTACATTTGTATATGTATACATATGTGTACATGTTTAATGTTATGTATATATGTGTTAGCGGTATGGTATATTGTTAGTATATGCAAAGCTATGTATTATCTTCACATGACGTTTGTTTATAACATTTGAAATGTTCGTAGACAAGAATAAAGATTATTGATTAtagaaaaatgtattcaaagtaatgcattttttctaaatttcagACAATTCTACTTCAAAAAATACATATCTTATTGATAGAGGATCACCCAAAGTTAACTGGATGAAGGAAACGAGGAGAAAAATGAAACCCACATGTTTGATGCTCTACTATTATATAGGATGATTCATTACATTTCGAGTgagtattttttagtttaccGTACCGTATTTCACTTACCATATCAAGAAGGCTCAGTGGACCTTACAGgattagaaatagaaatatatttattatccGATAAATACTTGAAATGGTACAGTGGGCCatatgaaatagaaatagtggattagaaataaaaatatatttttcctacagttacgttgaaaagtggccattgctgcactgattacagaacgcaaagaatcacttttccgctctagtgcgggaaaaatttttctgcactccagatttgcaacatggcaacgcaaaatacttagtaggttatatggagcaacagtgcagcaaaatcaaaatgaagttggtaacagtgactgggctgctatagtaagcagaggtgcaacgaagcacaacgcgctaattattacattatatattataaccaaggacaacgaggactttaggattttaggattaaggttttcatcaataataaaattacacagaaaaacatttgatgcatttcaggcaattttttacccataattacccacttttcatattcaatggtaactgtaggagaaacttaatgtgaaatacgtgcgcaaagttcctctgctgcactcaagaaaccattccgccctcgcctacggctcgggcgtaaacgtttctttcggtgcagcaaactgtcactttgcgcactagttgcacaaataactatattatcCGATAAATACTTGAAATGGTACAGTGGGCCATATTATTACATTTATACTCAATTTCAGATTTCTTCCAACTACCAGTGAAGGACTATTTTCAAGTCAAATAGGTagtgaaataattcaataggCTACTAATCATGTAAATGTACTTAATTGTTCTTCCTCAGTTTTTCATCTAATGCAAaacaattttgtatttattcgaTACATTGTTACTCTTTCTGTATTGTCAAATCAAAATCGTACTAAGTGTAACTTTCACTGTATAattcaaaacttaaaactatgtattatattgttgactgacgtttccgatagcattgtATGTATGCATTGAAGGAATAAAaagcattcttattcttattcttattcttattcttattcttattcatatGTCACATATATGGATTATTACACGGAATACGGTACATTCACATAATTATATACATCTCAATATAACGAATACAGGAAATGATCTTCAAAAGAAGATCTTCGAAAGAGATGAAATCTTCATCTATTGAAATTCTCAGAATCCTGAGATCAATAAGTAAAGATgagaaattattcataaattgttGATGGCTGAAGAAGATCTATGAGTACAACATGaattctgtaataattatttatttgtaggcTTAAAGGTTACTTTGGTTTGATTccacattgaataataattcccTTATTTCCATAATCGTTAAGTTGATGTAATTACTACAACCTGTTCACCTGTTTCATTCCAcattatagcatagagaaacaatagcgtaagtagatatcccatggtataggacgtttatgtcgcaacttttgctgTTATCCCAAGCCTATAGTTCACGTAGGTCtgtcccgtgaagctgtgtgacgctcgtagtctctcatactgtgccgttcatacactctcaccccaacaaaacagtaaaaatcgacaataatcgacaataatcgacagtaatcggcttgggataacattaaaagttgcgacatgaacgccctataccatgggatatctacttacgctattgtttcttatTGATTATAGCCTACACTTCATATAAATtctgtaaatattattcaatcttgAAATTCATAAGCACAGAAGAagcaaaagtattattattctattaaagaTTATATTCTATGTTCTTCCTTTTGTGTCAtaagtgaataatattatagtaagcccatacaataaaatatctcgaaagaGTATTCCTTAAAACtatataaaaacataatatctCCTCGCCttgatgtaatttttttctcatcaatTTCCCAATCAATTATTTCTCATACGGACTTCaaagtttcaagtttatcaCTTATTGGCAGGAAGAAATACATTGATTTCTATGGAAAAAAGTATTCATCAGCCGGAAGTATGCCATTTTACTGtctgataattttatatttcatggCAAAAAACAATGTtatcgaatcaaatcaaatcgaatttattttatcaaattgaaaacaatacaatcattaatatgaaaaataaaatagtaattattatttttaaacgtCAATTAAATTagaaacaaaatacaaattgataGCATCATAGCAAAGAGAAGCTTTCTGATTGCTGTATTATTCGAATTTGATGAGCCTCTTCTAATATTGGACTTCCTTCAGATGAGAtctcttatttaaaaaaataaatttctaaaagTTTGGTGAATGTGGACGCACCTTTCACTGTGATCCATGCAAACCTTAGTCTCCAGCAAGGGGCTTCATGGCCAATGTTATTTGATATGattgttattttttatgatttccCTTCTCTTTTTATATCCTCAATCCTTCATTATATCTCACATCCTTCACCTGTAGCCTCATAATCCTTCCTCTTGTACCTTCATATTTTCCATTTCACTTTCAATTCTGTTCATTCAATTGATTTCATTCCATATAATTCATCATTTGCAAGCATTTCTACAATAGATATTTTCCACATAGGCCTAGCTATAACATTCAGAAATTTTGTTCATTATTATGAGTGTCTGCTACAGGTCTTGTGTCAGACCTGGTATAATgtggaaattattaaaaaaatatcatatagaataaaatagttATCTTATACAGGCTCTTTAGCTTCTGTGGAAATTGACAGAATTGTACCATATAGAAAAGATATCGTCTAATATATAGGTGGTtgatgttctaaatttcaagataatttttgttaactcaagccgattacgggtgagagtgtaagaacggcacactATATGAGAGTCTAGCAGCGCCACAAAGCTTCACCAGGACTACTACGATcgtcggcttgagttaacagtgaaatttggaacatgaatcccctataccatgggatatcttctgaCACTATCTGTTCTGCATGGTATCACcataatgatacagtatcaccagaCAATGATACCTTATCAacagaacagaaaattaaacagtatcaacaaaaaatgatacagtatcaccagaaaataatacagtatcaacagaaAATGATACACgtacagtatcaacaaaatatggtacagtatcatcccaacttgatacacaacaccataatttgatacaaaacttccaaactttgaaatctacaaaccatgggatatcttcttatgctatcttttctctatgacgCTACTCTATGAGATATAAGcgacattttattttttaaggtTTGCACAGACCACAGACCATagaatattcttcttcttctttacctATTTGAAGAATACATAAACAACCGAATACAtcccaaaaatcaaatacaattttgTTTCCCAATTCCTaaaggctaccctgtgtggggacacttgaatatataattataataacatattagaagacactttaaagtttgtaatataaattaaaacaggagacacaagacataaatagattgaaaacacttgaaaacttacatttgaaacggaaattttcgggaactgagttcacttcctcaaccgagcaagCAGTGCATGGTACAGTCtgtttcaaatgtaagttttcaagtgttttcaatctatttatgtcttgtgtctcctgtttcaatttatattattattattattattattattattattattattattattattatattattattattattattattattattattattattattattattattattatgagtcAAATTCCCTTGTATGGAAATCGCTAAGTATTTACTTTGGATGCCGTACTAGATCCTTATTTCTACGATTAttccaaatattttcattctagCCGATATAGCCTCTCTTCTTTCTTGGGAAAAGACTACGTTTCTCCTCTTAATTTCCACGGGGCGTATTTCCCACTTTGCAACACTCCTTCTAAATTGGTTTCTGTCAAATATTATGTCATCATCAATTCCTGCATCAGATAAGTCCTTCTGTACATTTTTAATCCAATTTCCCCCCGTCTTTTTGCTCTTCACAAAAAGTAGGTTTCTCTTTGTCATTCGATCCCCAGGCAGTCTCATCAAATGTCCAAAGAATTTTAATCTCCTTCTTTTGATATCGGCAGATACTTTTGAGTATTTTTCCACAACGCAGTTCTTCTGCAGCCTATAGCCTTCTTCCGTTTTCCTTGGGCCAATTATTCTCCTCATGATTCTCCTCTCTACACGACATAAATCCTCAATATCCAGTTTGGTGTTCAAAGCTAAAGTTTCACTTGCATACAGAGACATGGGTtcaattactgtgttgtaatgTCGTACCCTGGATTTTATTGAGAGACACTTCTTGTTGTAGATGTTTTGTACCAAGCCAAATCCCATTTGTGCTTTTTTCGCTCTCTCTCTTAGGGCTTCCTTCTCAGAGATAAATTCTCCAAGACATTTGAAGGATGTGACGCTATTtacttttcaatttatataataacatattaatatataaatgtaaataatgAAGAGCATTATAATTGAATGTTATatgatatataatattgaaataatcaaaacCCCGAACTTTTCACAGGCAACAAAGAAAAACTTCTAGCTGTCTCAGCAATTTCAGCAGCGTTCGGCCTGACCA
Above is a window of Nilaparvata lugens isolate BPH chromosome 4, ASM1435652v1, whole genome shotgun sequence DNA encoding:
- the LOC111055448 gene encoding protein eva-1 homolog C-like, whose product is MLTTLLSSTLRSYESEGCEDKHLFLSCPGFTRVSLYAASYGQPCSNSTPTAITCAPANAVSQRAVETCRKKSNCLFQPAERSSCAQHVRLSYKCEPNEFHSRVACEDEKFSLSCSPNQRIAVFRASYGRTQYESMHCPQPQGVPEETCLTNYATESFMELCHGRRRCSVAADINTFAKPPCRHSSRMYLKAVYACVPKKVLQKDRVSANEPDEEPEGKFEHDNSEPTQKDAKVDYDSENGDDIHVQDVTQATVTSSSTRLTTNMINEDNSTSKNTYLIDRGSPKVNWMKETRRKMKPTCLMLYYYIG